A DNA window from Leishmania panamensis strain MHOM/PA/94/PSC-1 chromosome 27 sequence contains the following coding sequences:
- a CDS encoding hypothetical protein (TriTrypDB/GeneDB-style sysID: LpmP.27.2240) yields MAPVSDTTPSTTASPSGIVPTDMCVHRCQVDMRDVVYAGSTVEEADATLSRMLHLEQQQQQQQLQTRCGTRPIVFLRCTDGIFVPRVCLSDVSAAATALLEEMRAARTRTFAPPPTVAELQAISPFPIKLHTTTGQTSITATAAAISAACEELPWSRAPSSVGWRYPPTAVLRAGPLRVTMGDVKAAALTTVAWQRLADLTEARQSKLAVDLNREATADPLKRAQEAQCAGLRVQLSAAQEQLTLSALELEALREQVEQRQRQLQRQEEAHAKLQSYQAYTASSDVREQARATAHEEEAQRARLRAQLARSRQQRARELCLVYTVELSSQYANDACTRAADAKDHINKCALPIMFAGRADTDTASHLVASTAEDMHEEAVALGHAGHLLVVLSVLYSCALPYPILLGSGQSHVLSSPNISAEQVLAAPYTLTEACKYPLVCHKVAERPLMMAGVHLLLQDGIVLAKAMGKPERRVLACSDRLGALLDLLLRNVE; encoded by the coding sequence ATGGCCCCTGTATCGGATACCACGCCCTCCACAACGGCTTCTCCCAGTGGCATTGTGCCCACGGACATGTGCGTGCATCGGTGCCAAGTAGACATGCGCGACGTGGTATACGCTGGGTCgactgtggaggaggcagacgcCACACTGAGCCGAATGCTTCacctcgagcagcagcagcagcagcagcagctacaaACTCGGTGCGGCACCAGACCTATCGTTTTTCTACGATGCACCGACGGCATCTTTGtgccgcgcgtgtgcctgtccGACGTCTCggccgcggcgacggcgctgctggaggagatgcgggCGGCTCGAACTCGCACCTTCGCCCCACCTCCGACGGTGGCCGAACTGCAAGCCATatcccccttccccatcaAGCTTCACACGACCACTGGCCAAACATCAATCactgcgactgcggcggcgatATCGGCGGCGTGTGAGGAGCTGCCGTGGAGTCGCGCACCGTCTTCGGTTGGCTGGCGatacccacccaccgccgTCCTTCGTGCCGGACCGCTGCGTGTGACCATGGGGGACGtgaaagcggcggcgctcacgACAGTTGCGTGGCAGCGACTGGCAGACTTGACAGAGGCGCGGCAGTCAAAACTGGCAGTAGACTTGAATCGCGAAGCAACCGCCGATCCACTGAAGCGTGCACAGGAGGCGCAGTGTGCTGGGCTTCGTGTGCAGCTGTCAGCTGCTCAAGAGCAGCTGACCCTCTCCGCTCtcgagctggaggcgctgcgagagcaagtggagcagcggcaacggcagctgcagagacAAGAGGAGGCACACGCCAAGCTGCAGAGCTACCAGGCCTACACAGCATCATCTGATGTGCGAGAGCAGGCAAGGGCGACAGCccacgaagaggaggcgcagcgcgcgcgacTCCGTGCCCAGCTTGCCCGAAgccgacagcagcgcgcgcgggAGCTGTGTCTCGTCTACACGGTGGAGCTTTCATCTCAGTACGCGAATGATGCCTGCACACGTGCGGCGGATGCGAAGGACCACATCAACAAGTGTGCGCTCCCCATCATGTTTGCTGGCCGCGCCGACACCGACACTGCTTCGCATTTGGTGGCGAGCACAGCCGAGGATATGCATGAGGAAGCCGTCGCTCTCGGCCATGCCGGTCACCTGCTTGTTGTGCTTTCTGTTCTGTACAGCTGCGCATTACCCTATCCGATTCTTCTAGGGAGCGGGCAGAGTCACGTGCTCTCATCACCGAACATCAGCGCCGAGCAGGTGTTGGCGGCTCCTTACACGCTCACGGAGGCCTGCAAGTACCCGCTAGTCTGCCATAAGGTAGCGGAGCGACCTCTCATGATGGCCGGCGTGCATCTCTTGCTGCAGGATGGTATTGTCCTGGCAAAGGCAATGGGCAAGCCAGAGCGCCGCGTGCTCGCCTGTTCTGATCGACTCGGAGCGCTGCTTGATCTATTGCTACGCAACGTTGAGTGA
- a CDS encoding ribosomal biogenesis methyltransferase, putative (TriTrypDB/GeneDB-style sysID: LpmP.27.2250) produces MGLVDAYDRAATTEIANESLKDVRPDIVHQCLLALFDSDLAYQHRLRVYISLFVRQGKVIEVSPALRPPRTYARFRGLMSALLRDGRICSTDGQVLMRLMPGSVAPIIPHGADVVGLTNSLSSPIVTATQLAQQAAAAPVDDSLQGGIKHVTAFYCISCTDDCNLDGIDYITKSVCLSAYPMTAHVQCARVCEGHTRMEPADSLSSSTAAMEVGGGQAKTGRSSTSEPSRRSGEIFPVHQAEDNER; encoded by the coding sequence ATGGGTCTTGTAGACGCCTACGACCGGGCGGCGACGACCGAGATTGCGAACGAGTCTCTGAAAGATGTGCGGCCCGACATCGTTCATCAGTGTctcctcgccctcttcgACTCCGACCTCGCCTACCAGCACCGACTGCGCGTGTACATTAGCCTCTTCGTGCGGCAAGGGAAGGTGATCGAGGTGTCGCCTGCGTTGCGGCCGCCACGTACGTATGCGCGTTTCCGCGGTCTCATGTCTGCCCTGCTTCGTGATGGGCGTATCTGCTCGACAGATGGGCAGGTGCTGATGCGGCTGATGCCAGGTTCTGTGGCTCCCATCATTCCCCATGGCGCAGATGTGGTGGGACTCACGAAcagcctctcttctccgatCGTTACGGCGACGCAGCTGGCACAGcaggctgccgccgcaccggtggATGACTCTCTGCAGGGCGGTATCAAGCACGTGACGGCCTTCTACTGCATCTCGTGCACGGACGACTGCAACCTGGATGGTATCGACTACATCACCAAAtctgtgtgcctctccgcATATCCGATGACAGCGCATGTGCAATGTGCACGAGTGTGTGAGGGGCACACACGTATGGAGCCGGCTGACAGTCTCAGTAGTAGCACTGCGGCCATGGAGGTAGGCGGTGGGCAAGCGAAGACtgggaggagcagcacatcAGAGCCGTCGCGGAGAAGCGGCGAAATATTTCCAGTTCATCAGGCGGAGGATAACGAGCGGTGA
- a CDS encoding hypothetical protein (TriTrypDB/GeneDB-style sysID: LpmP.27.2260), which yields MTAGARGQLQTRSPSASRLVDVDEAVRILHAACQHRTSADALAPLVQSAQHLASHCTPALFSSVLEACDATTAVEAAPKKLTMLNTVWKLLLTIATQEGVEPAYYSAAVSRMVEQLRWGVLTHDWSDSKRIRLATFFASHVVSTVRAHPQMLLLRTLEATAVIGQLVRLYFAVCVTVATSARDTEAVALLYDNVVVRLHAIFDCLGHAAAVSMTSAHSSELDAKAACSADKVGRDGAASSSLCGEAASGSSATLPPQLRGESPPSVMEELLTQCVSTAVAREVEEAAGGGVTVRMAIATAALSLYLHVVRGALEAASPSAAGTGAGSTRQEGNPSKRDIEENEAAAVEVTAAQALSSPRLTPLPTLELIMESLIWWTQCTTEKEQAHTSTTRASLLRVEVHKWAVALPPDVFCYSETSDTSSEAPPVSLRALWTDTLVTVWQQWLRSMCEISRQGGEGSRAGAAGSLRASNPCGAKSVGPVTELDTSMARSGETAPTAIVAKSTWFASLLLSSVAGTLHSSSVALMVLEAWAELFHRAEEAVVGVAFSIPSPGILSTADDAATVVHALLRVLANLRCGAVSLVESLLRLQRHLSQDGRCRAGSAQPADFGSTHAMTAIPLQWICSTVALLAYGEAVLEVHSPRVAVATRVECGGEVDRATATRVIVHLTTVMRAHITPHLRARRVSGMETITESSAVTDATTQMRELLMSVQQPDSAAWTRRSSGSVKLARHTQTSLLVLGVPRAWSALAAAVAQHRPTAPADSDGTDAAECCGMELKALLLSLSPLLASLTHALQSLGCEPGLSEASEETEMPSGLPYAHVARWVAARLLDMVAVVPLTDSSEDAVLLACVRRWTDLAFGSGGCAASEGSAAVRVDDPIALADAAVSLLHVMEECTTLPLEKLHLSEHATHSLMKLLQGADGRISGEVDRVGGDGSSDGRCPSWPALWRREAAQWCEMEKELMTCRRPMEECEQVEELVWAPALAKELRAATPYMDVTAPPSSDEELRRGLLYCEAVLRHLKERDLILLDDGESQSKRRRTEDGDDPQAAAAAVMQSVERIQELSHALLVRTRGACGTATTEAAAAIGAVPFPPTLPATSLKAAASPGGAEETGSGAPVFTLTDTELVERSCVPSNVQVIDVE from the coding sequence ATGACTGCAGGGGCGAGAGGTCAGCTCCAGACGAGGTCGCCGTCGGCCTCCCGTCTCGTCGATGTGGATGAGGCAGTGCGCATTCTTCACGCGGCGTGTCAGCATCGAACCAGTGCAGACGCCTTAGCGCCGCTCGTGCAGTCCGCTCAGCACTTGGCCTCGCACTGCACGCCGGCGTTGTTTTCCAGCGTACTGGAGGCCTGCGATGCCAcaacggcggtggaggctgcACCGAAGAAGCTGACGATGCTCAACACAGTGTGGAAGCTGCTTCTCACGATTGCTACGCAGGAAGGGGTGGAGCCGGCTTActacagcgccgccgtctcgcGCATGGTCGAGCAGCTTCGCTGGGGCGTTCTGACGCATGACTGGAGCGATAGCAAGCGGATTCGTCTAGCCACATTCTTTGCATCACACGTCGTCTCCACGGTTCGAGCTCATCCTCaaatgctgctgctgcgcacgctgGAGGCGACAGCCGTGATTGGCCAGCTCGTACGGCTGTACTTCGCCGTATGCGTGACAGTGGCGACGAGTGCACGGGACAcagaggcagtggcgctgctttACGATAACGTTGTAGTTCGCCTCCACGCCATCTTCGACTGTCTTGgtcacgctgccgctgtttcTATGACGAGTGCACACAGCAGCGAGCTGGACGCAAAGGCAGCATGTAGCGCTGATAAGGTGGGCAgggacggcgctgcatcgtcgTCACTGTGTGGCGAGGCTGCTTCAGGATCTTCAGCTACCTTACCACCACAGCTACGTGGCGAGAGCCCGCCCAGCGTGATGGAGGAGTTGCTGACCCAGTGTGTGTCGACGGCAGTCGCgcgggaggtggaggaggcggcgggtgGTGGGGTAACAGTGCGCATGGCGattgccaccgccgcactcAGCCTCTATCTGCATGTCGTGCGAGGCGCGCTCGAGGCGGCCTCACCGTCTGCCGCCGGCACCGGTGCAGGCTCGACGAGGCAGGAGGGTAACCCCAGCAAGCGAGACATAGAGGAGAATGAGGCAGCGGCTGTCGAGGTGACTGCCGCGCAGGCGTTAAGTTCACCAAGGCTGACCCCACTTCCGACGCTAGAGCTGATTATGGAGAGTTTGATTTGGTGGACGCAATGCACaacggagaaggagcaggcGCACACCTCTACAACTCGAGCTTCTTTGCTACGAGTGGAAGTACACAAGTGGGCAGTTGCACTGCCACCGGATGTCTTCTGTTACTCTGAAACCTCAGACACGTCATCAGAAGCGCCTCCCGTGTCGCTGCGCGCGCTGTGGACGGACACGCTCGTCACAgtgtggcagcagtggcttcGTAGCATGTGCGAGATATCCCGGCAGGGCGGTGAGGGCAgtcgcgcaggtgctgcagggtCCCTGCGCGCAAGTAACCCTTGCGGAGCGAAGTCCGTGGGGCCAGTGACGGAGCTAGACACATCAATGGCCCGAAGCGGGGAAACTGCGCCAACTGCGATTGTCGCCAAGAGTACATggtttgcttctctcctgctgTCATCTGTCGCCGGAACGCTTCACTCGTCTTCAGTTGCCTTGATGGTGCTGGAGGCGTGGGCAGAGCTCTTCCATCGAGCGGAAGAGGCAGTGGTCGGCGTAGCATTCTCTATACCGTCTCCAGGTATATTGTCCACCGCCGACGATGCAGCGACAGTCgtgcatgcgctgctgcgggtatTAGCCAATCTTCGCTGCGGGGCAGTTTCACTAGTTGAGAGTCTCTTGCGTTTGCAGCGACACCTTTCTCAGGATGGCCGATGCAGGGCTGGCTCAGCGCAACCGGCTGACTTCGGCAGTACACATGCGATGACTGCAATACCACTCCAATGGATCTGCTCAAcggtagcgctgctggcCTACGGAGAAGCAGTGTTAGAGGTACATTCCCCACGTGTCGCAGTGGCAACTCGAGTAGAGTGCGGAGGTGAGGTTGACCGTGCCACGGCTACGAGGGTGATTGTGCACTTGACGACGGTAATGCGGGCACACATTACTCCCCACCTTCGTGCGCGAAGGGTGAGCGGAATGGAAACCATCACCGAGTCGTCAGCAGTGACCGACGCCACGACGCAGATGCGTGAACTGCTCATGTCTGTGCAGCAGCCCGACTCTGCCGCTTGGACAAGGAGGTCCTCGGGGTCCGTAAAGCTTGCCCGACATACTCAGACTTCCCTGTTGGTCCTGGGTGTACCTCGTGCATGGAGCgctcttgccgctgctgtggcgcagcaccgaccTACTGCCCCAGCAGATTCGGATGGGACAGACGCCGCGGAGTGTTGCGGGATGGAGCTGAAGGCACTACTGCTGTCTCTTTCGCCACTACTCGCCTCGCTGACGCATGCCCTGCAATCGCTAGGCTGTGAGCCGGGTCTGTCGGAGGCGAGCGAGGAGACGGAGATGCCATCTGGTCTACCTTACGCACATGTGGCACGCTGGGTGGCCGCGCGGCTACTAGACATGGTcgccgtggtgccgctgaCAGACAGCTCTGAGGACGCAGTAttgcttgcgtgtgtgcgtcgaTGGACGGACCTTGCCTTTGGAAGCGGAGGTTGCGCTGCAAGCGAGGGCTCTGCGGCTGTGCGGGTCGATGACCCCATCGCCCTCGCAGACGCCGCTGTTTCACTGCTGCACGTAATGGAGGAGTGCACGACGCTACCGCTGGAGAAGTTGCACCTGTCCGAGCATGCTACCCATTCGCTCATGAAGCTCCTACAGGGTGCCGATGGAAGGATCTCCGGAGAGGTCGATAGGGTGGGGGGCGATGGCAGCAGTGATGGTCGCTGCCCTTCTTGGCCTGCACTGTGGCGCCGCGAGGCAGCGCAGTGGTGCGAGATGGAGAAAGAGCTTATGACCTGCCGTCGGCCTATGGAGGAGTGcgagcaggtggaggagttgGTGTGGGCACcagcgctggcgaaggagctTCGCGCAGCGACCCCTTACATGGACGTAACGGCGCCGCCCTCGTctgacgaggagctgcgccgagGTCTCCTGTACTGCGAGGCCGTGTTGCGACACCTTAAAGAGCGCGATCTGATCTTGCTCGACGATGGAGAGAGCCAGAGCAAGCGCCGCAGGACCGAAGATGGCGATGACCCgcaggccgctgctgcagctgtcaTGCAAAGCGTAGAACGCATTCAGGAGCTGAGTCACGCCTTGTTGGTGCGTACCCGCGGCGCATGCGGCACAGCCACTAccgaggccgctgctgccattgGTGCGGTCCCCTTTCCACCAACGCTTCCTGCCACGTCTCTcaaggcggcggcatcaCCAGGCGGCGCGGAAGAGACCGGCAGTGGCGCTCCCGTCTTCACGCTTACAGACACAGAGTTGGTCGAGAGGAGTTGTGTACCGTCGAATGTGCAGGTGATCGATGTGGAGTAG
- a CDS encoding hypothetical protein (TriTrypDB/GeneDB-style sysID: LpmP.27.2270) yields MKRRVSATRLPGAFATPAGASPLPATELCVYECSSGAAAVVESPQWREWGKNSGCSDDSKLYNELSQLEVTMQKKSGTLQAILGDALPKSPSVIGPGALQTSPPTGELLLQKEEFLGQLVQRVRASCASVPREHSASTSDSEQDTGLRTESHRVSSPLPRRPSPSGVKFAESTRVRSSDAGQRSMGRSRSRSPSPISASSMVKRLTQPAATEAVQAQTASLVGRGVQAPGSPMYQRSSPTSPDPRPPSTDLYATGGALRSSLQYSRCSGVSRGRRSLSAERPDNSDARVPLASPIQEADEKELDSFWSRATAAWTGVPGVGRQRSLSGIRSESVHHQSTHPQWNPHPIQAARPAWNQRQPQKKQRPVVSVPGSQPPSSGRRCASRSSETPINAQGLRGARSEEKDARGASHRSAERSLRRTASISLHLKQEQPTAPRHTTGQSPRAAVTSPLSPPSARALFQSHDAHSVAQTTSPLEQERETSLQSRCDVALARATQAERQCSILSHALEQLLVDHAAEKTAWAVRHAALEQRVTSIAEWISGIDAEANLNAASQEATGTPAPETAISDTTTSQVSTEQSEAGDTACPTVTAVAKSTTWEEDVDIADITNNSGSHSADGSPLPCAPGATPTPARCNSANTDGGNASACQVRLPPSPPLILHMHAAAATQ; encoded by the coding sequence ATGAAGCGTCGTGTCTCTGCTACTCGACTGCCCGGAGCGTTTGCCACTCCTGCGGGTGCATCACCGTTACCAGCCACAGAGCTTTGCGTCTATGAATGCAGCTCcggggctgctgcagtggtggagTCGCCGCAGTGGCGTGAGTGGGGGAAGAACAGCGGTTGCAGCGATGACAGCAAGTTGTACAATGAGCTGTCCCAGCTGGAGGTGACGATGCAAAAGAAGAGCGGGACTCTGCAAGCGATCCTTGGCGATGCGCTTCCCAAGTCACCATCGGTGATTGGACCGGGTGCTCTCCAAACCAGCCCGCCCACTGGTGAGTTGCTTCTACAGAAGGAGGAGTTTCTGGGGCAGCTCGTGCAACGTGTGCGCGCGAGTTGCGCAAGTGTACCACGGGAGCATAGCGCTAGCACATCGGACTCAGAGCAAGACACGGGGCTGCGTACGGAGAGTCATCGGGTATCTTCACCACTGCCTCGGCGGCCCTCGCCTTCTGGCGTCAAATTTGCCGAAAGCACACGAGTCCGCTCAAGTGATGCAGGCCAGCGATCGATGGGTCGATCGCGGTCGCGCAGCCCGTCGCCTATATCAGCCTCCTCTATGGTAAAGAGATTGACTCAGCCAGCTGCGACTGAGGCGGTACAAGCCCAAACTGCCTCTCTTGTTGGCCGAGGGGTTCAAGCACCTGGATCTCCAATGTATCAGCGCTCCAGCCCCACTTCGCCGGATCCTCGACCACCGTCTACCGACTTGTACGCGACGGGAGGAGCACTGCGGAGCAGCCTGCAGTACAGCCGCTGCTCTGGCGTATCGCGTGGTCGGCGATCCCTCAGTGCGGAGCGGCCCGACAACAGCGACGCCCGCGTGCCATTGGCTTCCCCAATACAAGAAGCAGACGAGAAGGAGTTGGACAGTTTCTGGAGTCgtgcgacagcggcgtggACTGGGGTGCCCGGCGTgggaaggcagaggagcCTCAGTGGCATCCGTTCAGAGTCCGTGCACCACCAatccacacacccacaatGGAATCCGCATCCAATACAGGCGGCGCGGCCGGCGTGGaatcagcggcagccgcagaagaAGCAGCGACCTGTGGTGAGCGTGCCAGGatcgcagccgccgtcgtcgggACGCCGGTGTGCATCGCGCAGCTCCGAGACGCCCATCAACGCGCAGGGGTTGCGCGGCGCCAGGTCGGAGGAAAAAGATGCGAGAGGGGCTTCTCATCGCAGCGCCGAGCGTTCCCTGAGGCGTACCGCCTCCATATCATTGCACCTAAAGCAAGAGCAACCGACAGCGCCGCGTCACACTACTGGGCAATCACCACGGGCAGCAGTTACCTCCCCCTTGTCTCCGCCATCTGCGCGGGCGCTGTTTCAGAGCCACGACGCACATAGCGTAGCGCAGACTACGTCTCCCCTGGAACAGGAGCGAGAGACGTCTCTACAGAGCCGGTGCGACGTGGCCCTCGCACGGGCGACCCAGGCagagcggcagtgcagcatTCTTTCTCACgcactggagcagctgctcgtcGATCACGCGGCCGAGAAGACGGCATGGGCGGTGCGGCATGCAGCGCTCGAGCAGAGGGTGACCTCAATCGCGGAGTGGATTAGCGGTATCGATGCTGAGGCGAACTTGAACGCAGCGTCCCAAGAGGCAACAggcacaccagcgccagAGACAGCGATCTCGGACACAACCACATCACAGGTGTCTACCGAGCAAAGCGAGGCGGGTGATACGGCCTGCCCCACTGTCACCGCTGTGGCGAAGAGCACCACTTgggaggaggatgtggaCATTGCTGACATCACCAACAACAGTGGCTCTCACAGTGCGGACGGCAGTCCCCTTCCGTGTGCCCCTGGGGCAACACCCACGCCGGCACGTTGCAACAGCGCCAACACCGACGGCGGGAACGCCTCCGCGTGTCAGGTGCGCCtaccgccatcgccgccgctaATCCTCCACAtgcacgctgccgccgccacccagTAA
- a CDS encoding hypothetical protein (TriTrypDB/GeneDB-style sysID: LpmP.27.2280) yields MDLRTSVETLRGGDWFYKWTAKGDSVHRRWVWIDTKDYLLVWSNYETYSPHFCGNVRLDHICQVTSHDLSSMDENGLPKTYYVLLIKTRKRVLQLATELKYKCDAWFEALNNVMRFIHRNDMTKGALIPD; encoded by the coding sequence ATGGACCTGCGCACGAGCGTCGAGACACTGCGCGGTGGCGATTGGTTCTACAAGTGGACAGCGAAGGGTGACTCAGTACACCGGCGGTGGGTCTGGATCGACACGAAAGACTACTTGCTCGTGTGGAGCAATTATGAGACCTACAGCCCCCACTTTTGTGGAAATGTGCGCCTAGACCACATCTGCCAAGTCACCTCACACGACCTGTCCAGCATGGACGAGAACGGGCTCCCTAAGACGTACTATGTGTTGCTCATCAAGACGAGGAAGCGTGTGCTGCAGTTGGCGACGGAGCTAAAATACAAGTGTGATGCGTGGTTCGAGGCCTTGAATAATGTGATGAGGTTCATCCACCGTAATGACATGACGAAGGGTGCCCTGATCCCTGACTGA
- a CDS encoding acyl-CoA oxidase, putative (TriTrypDB/GeneDB-style sysID: LpmP.27.2290), protein MPTRLSVPLTPRRHFARCTEPRLFEVNPTRESYVIEAAFEWPTFRFICEGVDIDFKEDVREALAEVLPPSPSNFTQREEGAALQLPQVLQAFRSLCRRQLVSFAQVCSTPRRLASYYETLAGVSPVLAVLAAEHYTFAGIVATHAKKSVRDAVLAGVDSGATIGCIAEQELVAEGPPLNTEARYDIHERCFVLRGTGKFGVVAATCAQWAVVSATLTLNKKEHNGTHLFLVHLREGDVLGAPGQLRQGVSVRPITGENIVMAGCGVAVLHFEDVRIPSDHLLDPYCITRESKIGYVGGQEGHEPATEVLRTRRRIATGAIYIGATKKFLTDVVAYTADKYVVGPDYHRNYPFLGLQHIQSPLVSMVAKSYVYLAAWQRLLPVFTDPSGLPSYEDHMRLVGTVHFLQENLLDLQTFADKTMGLHASFTSTGKDAAVTLVHLRQEGLDTSALIREVAFQSITKNIGTTHWGWWLTSLLQSVFPALDRFLKNPLYSPRIADLGRHLIFFSHKHYSLKKRLRQSRELERRKGGSEHQWYDWAMFRHRTVVHCGEAFMEAYYLDVMMKETEKCSDPRGRKILRDIGWIYALTRQMDRLDFLLSSKMLSSGKAETLASHFDNIVTVLAPQCVHLVEAMQVPEVTRAPCRSAMYMETYWTIPGTNTHIERGDRLTLHSPANASSSKGGRGAESAKAEQEAIRESTEEFDLFHGLADEPSYARRKAP, encoded by the coding sequence ATGCCGACGAGGTTGTCGGTTCCTCTCACTCCTCGCCGTCACTTTGCGCGATGCACGGAGCCGCGTCTGTTTGAGGTGAACCCAACTCGCGAGAGCTACGTGATCGAGGCTGCCTTTGAGTGGCCTACCTTTCGCTTTATCTGTGAAGGCGTTGACATCGATTTCAAGGAGGACGTACGCGAGgcgctggcagaggtgcttcccccttccccgtcGAACTTCACCCAGCGGGAGGAaggcgcagcactgcagctaCCCCAGGTACTTCAGGCATTTCGGTCGCTGTGCCGGCGGCAACTTGTCTCGTTCGCGCAGGTCTGCTCCACACCGCGACGGCTGGCATCTTACTATGAGACTCTCGCCGGGGTCAGCCCGGTGCTCGCGGTACTGGCGGCGGAGCACTACACCTTCGCCGGGATAGTGGCGACACACGCGAAGAAGAGTGTGCGGGACGCCGTGCTCGCGGGCGTCGACAGTGGTGCGACTATCGGGTGCATCGCTGAGCAAGAGCTCGTCGCGGAGGGCCCTCCGCTGAACACGGAGGCGCGGTACGACATCCACGAGCGGTGCTTTGTGCTTCGTGGCACAGGCAAGTTCGGTGTGGTGGCAGCGACCTGCGCTCAGTGGGCCGTGGTGAGCGCCACCCTCACCCTCAACAAGAAGGAGCACAACGGCACACACCTCTTTTTGGTCCATCTTCGAGAGGGTGATGTCCTCGGTGCGCCAGGGCAGCTTCGTCAGGGCGTATCGGTGCGCCCTATCACGGGCGAGAATATCGTCATGGCTGGCTGTGGCGTGGCCGTGCTACACTTCGAGGACGTGCGAATCCCGAGCGATCACTTGCTCGACCCGTACTGTATCACAAGGGAGTCAAAAATAGGGTACGTGGGTGGACAAGAGGGTCACGAACCGGCAACAGAGGTACTACGCACCCGCCGCCGGAtcgccaccggcgccatTTATATTGGTGCGACGAAGAAGTTCCTCACCGACGTGGTGGCCTACACCGCCGACAAGTACGTAGTGGGACCTGACTATCACCGTAACTACCCCTTTCTGGGCCTTCAGCACATTCAGTCGCCGCTTGTGAGTATGGTGGCCAAGTCGTATGTGTACCTGGCTGCGTGGCAGCGGCTCCTGCCAGTCTTCACGGACCCTTCCGGGCTGCCGTCGTATGAAGACCACATGCGCCTCGTCGGCACGGTTCACTTCCTACAGGAGAACCTGCTCGACTTACAAACGTTCGCCGACAAGACCATGGGCCTGCACGCTTCTTTCACCAGCACAGGCAAGGACGCTGCTGTAACTCTTGTTCATCTCCGGCAAGAGGGCCTGGACACCTCCGCCTTGATACGCGAGGTCGCCTTTCAGTCGATCACCAAGAACATCGGCACCACACACTGGGGGTGGTGGTTGACCAGTTTGTTGCAGTCGGTGTTTCCCGCGCTCGATCGCTTTTTGAAGAACCCACTGTACTCGCCTCGCATTGCCGATCTCGGACGCCATCTGATCTTTTTCAGCCACAAGCACTACAGTCTCAAAAAGCGTCTTCGGCAGTCACGCGAACTAGAGCGGCGAaaaggcggcagcgagcacCAGTGGTACGACTGGGCGATGTTCCGCCACCGCACTGTCGTGCACTGCGGTGAGGCGTTCATGGAGGCGTACTACCTTGATGTGATGATGAAAGAGACTGAGAAGTGCAGTGACCCGCGTGGACGCAAGATCCTGCGCGACATTGGCTGGATCTACGCCTTGACGCGACAGATGGACCGGTTGGACTTTTTGCTCTCGTCGAAGATGCTGAGCTCCGGCAAGGCAGAGACGCTCGCAAGCCATTTTGACAATATTGTGACAGTACTCGCGCCACAATGCGTGCATCTCGTGGAGGCAATGCAGGTGCCAGAGGTCACTCGTGCGCCGTGCCGCTCAGCCATGTACATGGAGACTTACTGGACAATTCCAGGCACGAACACACACATTGAGCGTGGGGATCGACTCACCCTGCATAGCCCTGCAAACGCCTCATCATCTAAGGGCGGCCGCGGGGCGGAAAGTGCCAaggcggagcaggaggcgATACGTGAGTCCACGGAGGAGTTTGACCTGTTTCACGGTCTCGCCGACGAGCCGTCGTACGCGCGCCGCAAGGCGCCGTAG